Proteins from a genomic interval of Acetobacterium woodii DSM 1030:
- a CDS encoding thrombospondin type 3 repeat-containing protein: protein MKNFKWRNALKTGVVGMILISMLSIGVTGCAAKSSGSNTGTSSQQSTTAAKVDTDGDGIPDSDEKILGTNPYTPDTDGDGSNDKVDTQPVFTKNLIVETSTTPLPIKINDLKVEDNATADHLEMTLVNTGQTILNNFDIYYTIADNVTNQEEAYYELLNGLTLNPGETKTIHFDNKISEAGHFFGNINGLYGTSQNGLTFNIQLHANGYAPLNFNVDKAKGTAEVAD from the coding sequence ATGAAAAATTTTAAATGGCGAAATGCCTTAAAAACAGGGGTGGTTGGGATGATATTAATTTCGATGTTAAGTATTGGGGTAACCGGTTGTGCGGCGAAAAGTAGTGGTTCAAATACCGGGACAAGTTCCCAACAAAGCACCACAGCTGCTAAGGTCGATACGGATGGCGATGGTATTCCCGATAGTGATGAAAAAATATTAGGGACAAACCCTTATACACCGGATACCGATGGCGATGGCAGCAATGATAAAGTGGATACTCAGCCGGTTTTCACAAAAAATTTAATTGTCGAAACAAGCACGACACCGTTACCGATAAAGATTAATGATCTCAAAGTCGAGGATAATGCAACCGCAGATCATCTCGAAATGACCTTGGTCAACACAGGGCAGACAATTTTGAATAACTTCGATATCTATTACACAATTGCCGATAATGTTACGAATCAAGAGGAAGCTTATTACGAACTTTTAAATGGGCTGACGCTGAATCCCGGCGAAACAAAAACAATTCATTTTGACAATAAAATTTCGGAAGCAGGTCATTTTTTTGGTAATATCAATGGACTTTATGGCACTTCTCAAAATGGCTTAACTTTTAATATTCAGCTCCATGCAAATGGATATGCGCCGTTAAATTTTAACGTCGATAAAGCCAAAGGCACCGCTGAAGTGGCGGATTAA
- a CDS encoding ABC transporter permease subunit, with protein sequence MIIEIAKKEITDAFKNKLFLIIVIMLLTLCVVSIVLGSLQVRVAVDAYNASIDFLKSLGKTDLPAMPNLNPMSASKGFVNYIGMVGALLAIVLGNTAISKERKNGTLRLILSRGVFRDTFLNGKLVGNLLLLAGITLAAAVMTLLALTIIAGVILTLDEGLRLGLFFLMSFLYLVFFMILSMGITILSAKGSRALLITVIIWLVLAFVLPQIGDTMDMDNQLPGGFFVQMGMNRDQETQVLQQFKFYETLRDGLEELSPTKHYERISFALLNIKPGFETNTAWEVLGLKWINLLGLIVPSSVLWLLAYVVFLRRENIDGSK encoded by the coding sequence ATGATTATCGAAATTGCTAAAAAAGAAATCACCGATGCGTTTAAAAATAAATTATTTCTGATTATCGTTATAATGTTGTTGACGCTTTGTGTGGTGTCGATTGTGCTGGGGTCATTACAGGTGCGTGTTGCCGTGGACGCATACAACGCTTCCATCGATTTCCTTAAATCACTTGGAAAAACAGACTTGCCGGCCATGCCGAACTTAAATCCGATGTCAGCATCAAAAGGATTTGTTAATTATATTGGAATGGTTGGTGCGTTGTTAGCCATTGTTCTCGGCAATACCGCCATCTCCAAAGAGCGCAAGAACGGTACATTGCGGCTGATTTTATCCCGAGGGGTATTTAGAGATACCTTCTTAAATGGAAAATTAGTGGGGAATCTGCTGCTTTTGGCAGGGATCACCCTGGCCGCCGCCGTGATGACGTTACTCGCGCTGACAATCATTGCCGGGGTGATACTCACCCTCGACGAAGGGCTCCGGCTGGGACTATTTTTTCTGATGTCATTTCTATATTTGGTATTCTTTATGATCTTAAGTATGGGGATTACGATCCTCTCGGCCAAAGGTAGTCGAGCGCTGTTAATAACGGTTATTATCTGGTTGGTTCTGGCCTTTGTGCTGCCCCAGATTGGGGATACCATGGATATGGATAATCAGCTTCCGGGTGGATTCTTTGTTCAAATGGGGATGAACCGGGATCAAGAGACACAAGTGCTGCAACAGTTTAAATTTTATGAAACATTAAGAGACGGGCTTGAAGAGTTATCGCCGACAAAACATTATGAGCGGATTAGTTTTGCACTCTTGAATATAAAACCCGGTTTTGAAACAAATACGGCCTGGGAAGTGCTGGGTCTGAAGTGGATTAATTTGCTGGGCCTGATTGTTCCCAGTAGCGTTTTGTGGCTGTTAGCCTATGTTGTTTTTTTAAGACGTGAAAATATCGACGGTTCAAAATAA
- a CDS encoding COG1470 family protein: MKQLKQSLRLLSMAILILVLSQAPVLAATAATTELLPSYHLGLGEPKMISLEVQNSDHSEHSFTFKTEGMSNSYELYFSTAELPITTLVIPAEGNVALNLNLKLIGEPLVNNDTILVKVIRDDGQEMSMKMSVLINKDYQLELTSLNDKVEIFSGKAVELTFSVKNSGAKEIKAIKLSSKLPAKWLISKGADTSIDLKPGETGIIKTTLEVPSSQIAGNMAVNVIAVSNETQSNQVDIAVTVKTSANIAYWMIGLFLVIAVITVIQFKKHGRR, encoded by the coding sequence ATGAAACAGCTTAAACAGTCACTGCGCTTACTCAGCATGGCCATCCTGATTTTGGTATTATCGCAAGCCCCGGTGCTGGCAGCGACAGCTGCAACCACGGAATTATTGCCGAGCTATCATTTAGGGCTGGGAGAGCCTAAAATGATTTCCCTTGAGGTCCAAAATAGTGATCACAGCGAACATAGCTTTACATTTAAAACAGAAGGGATGTCAAATTCTTACGAGTTATATTTTTCAACCGCCGAGCTGCCGATAACAACACTTGTCATACCGGCGGAAGGAAATGTAGCGCTAAATCTCAACCTGAAATTAATTGGTGAACCGCTTGTTAACAACGATACCATTTTAGTAAAGGTTATTCGCGATGACGGTCAGGAAATGTCGATGAAAATGTCGGTGCTCATCAACAAGGATTACCAACTTGAACTCACAAGTCTGAATGATAAAGTTGAAATCTTTAGTGGTAAAGCAGTGGAACTTACTTTTTCGGTGAAAAACAGCGGTGCCAAAGAAATCAAAGCGATAAAATTGAGCAGCAAACTGCCCGCCAAGTGGCTTATCAGTAAGGGCGCCGATACAAGTATTGACTTAAAGCCCGGCGAAACCGGAATCATCAAAACGACCCTTGAGGTGCCCAGTTCACAAATTGCCGGCAATATGGCAGTTAACGTGATCGCAGTAAGTAATGAAACCCAAAGTAATCAAGTCGATATCGCTGTAACGGTAAAAACCAGTGCAAATATTGCCTATTGGATGATCGGTCTTTTTTTAGTCATTGCCGTCATTACGGTGATTCAATTTAAAAAACATGGAAGGCGGTAA
- a CDS encoding ABC transporter permease: protein MKAVLTLAQKEVMAAFRDKIFLIIVGLFVLLSIVSVYIGSSTKNAEMQAYQNIVELLKAQGKVIFPTPPEIFPLSILQNIITYVSMIGAVVAIFLGYEAFNGERNQGTLKLIATRAIYRDQIVTGKLLGGGMVLGLLLGIILIFNLTLFILISGLSPDINEIIRLLTFFMLALIYLMFFYTTTLFVSIKTNNSEFGFLLMMVVWITLSFVVPQLAESQRSFAYTLNATAQTVTQVPTDTLISRTIELFSPTVQFQNISKDLLQVTSETATIAVWKILEKKAGALVNILLPGIVLLIMSYRAAQKEEVS, encoded by the coding sequence ATGAAAGCAGTTCTGACTTTGGCTCAAAAAGAAGTCATGGCAGCATTCAGAGACAAGATATTTTTGATCATAGTCGGACTGTTTGTGCTTCTTTCCATCGTTTCGGTCTACATTGGATCAAGTACAAAAAATGCCGAGATGCAGGCTTATCAGAATATTGTGGAGTTACTGAAGGCTCAGGGCAAGGTAATTTTTCCAACCCCACCGGAAATTTTTCCACTCTCAATTCTGCAGAATATCATTACCTATGTCAGCATGATTGGTGCGGTGGTGGCTATTTTTCTTGGTTATGAAGCTTTTAACGGGGAGCGAAACCAGGGGACACTGAAGTTGATTGCTACCCGCGCGATTTACCGAGATCAGATTGTGACAGGAAAGTTATTGGGAGGAGGTATGGTTCTAGGGTTGCTGCTGGGAATTATTTTAATTTTCAATTTGACTCTTTTTATATTAATATCCGGGTTAAGCCCGGATATTAATGAAATCATCAGGCTACTGACATTTTTTATGCTAGCCTTGATTTATCTGATGTTCTTTTATACGACGACATTGTTTGTGTCGATCAAGACCAACAACAGTGAGTTTGGTTTTCTCTTAATGATGGTTGTCTGGATTACGTTGTCATTTGTCGTCCCCCAACTGGCTGAAAGTCAACGAAGTTTTGCCTATACGCTGAATGCAACAGCTCAAACCGTGACCCAGGTACCCACGGACACCTTGATTTCCAGAACCATCGAATTGTTTTCGCCGACGGTGCAGTTTCAGAATATCAGTAAAGATTTATTGCAAGTCACTTCAGAAACCGCGACGATAGCGGTTTGGAAAATTCTTGAAAAAAAGGCTGGGGCATTGGTCAACATTCTGTTGCCGGGTATTGTCCTTTTGATTATGTCCTACCGGGCGGCTCAGAAGGAGGAAGTCTCATGA
- a CDS encoding ABC transporter ATP-binding protein, with translation MLRTENLSKKYDDFTAVDQLNLEVKESAIFGFLGHNGAGKTTTISMLTTLILPTQGKASIGGLDIVKDNLKVRKMLGYLPENVSLYGDLTAVENLRFFGKLSRVEKVDAAIEEVLKLLGMTAWQNRKVKTYSKGMKQRIGIAQAILHKPKILFLDEPTSGLDPQGAKDMRDILLMLNAKWGTTIFMNTHLLSEVTKLCTDIGIISHGKLLMADSLINIEKKFSTAKSLEEIYFKVEGETS, from the coding sequence ATGCTGAGAACAGAAAACCTGAGTAAAAAATATGACGATTTTACCGCCGTGGATCAACTGAATCTCGAGGTTAAGGAAAGTGCGATATTTGGATTTTTGGGACATAACGGGGCGGGCAAAACAACGACCATCTCGATGCTGACAACCTTGATTTTACCAACTCAGGGGAAGGCCAGCATTGGCGGTTTGGATATTGTAAAGGATAATTTGAAGGTGCGTAAGATGTTGGGTTATCTGCCCGAAAACGTGTCCTTATATGGGGATTTAACGGCGGTCGAAAATTTACGTTTTTTTGGGAAACTATCCCGAGTTGAAAAGGTGGATGCGGCCATTGAAGAGGTTTTAAAATTGTTGGGGATGACGGCGTGGCAAAACCGCAAGGTCAAAACCTATTCGAAAGGCATGAAACAACGCATCGGGATTGCCCAGGCTATTTTGCATAAACCGAAGATACTCTTTCTTGATGAACCCACATCCGGGTTGGATCCCCAGGGGGCAAAGGATATGCGCGATATTTTATTGATGCTCAATGCGAAATGGGGAACAACGATTTTCATGAATACTCATTTATTGTCGGAAGTGACAAAACTGTGCACTGATATCGGAATCATCAGCCATGGTAAATTGTTAATGGCAGATTCGCTGATCAATATCGAAAAGAAATTCTCAACGGCAAAGTCGCTGGAAGAAATCTATTTCAAAGTGGAAGGGGAAACATCATGA
- a CDS encoding phosphatase PAP2 family protein — MNDAIFRLINNLAYKNIFVDQLMIFISKDLWYFYIAIVVLIFITGLIIKQSSYRKIVFSTLVFVMINLFLSFLIGNIYFVERPFVHNKVNLLYPHVADASFPSDHATGTMSIAVGLAKYNKLLSILLMITSFLVGISRVYVGHHYLLDILGAYVLVFATSFVYKLGLRDKVENLYETVEKKLFYKLINIKDKC, encoded by the coding sequence ATGAATGATGCGATTTTTAGATTAATAAATAATTTGGCTTATAAGAATATTTTTGTGGATCAGTTAATGATTTTTATTTCAAAAGATCTATGGTATTTTTATATTGCAATCGTGGTGTTAATATTTATAACCGGACTGATTATCAAACAGTCCAGTTATCGAAAAATAGTCTTTAGTACATTAGTTTTTGTGATGATTAATCTGTTTTTGAGTTTTCTGATTGGAAATATCTATTTTGTAGAACGACCCTTTGTACATAATAAGGTGAATTTGCTCTATCCTCATGTTGCTGATGCATCCTTCCCCAGTGATCACGCGACAGGGACAATGAGTATAGCTGTGGGACTGGCAAAATACAACAAATTACTGAGTATCTTATTAATGATAACATCGTTTTTGGTGGGAATTTCACGCGTATACGTTGGACATCATTATCTATTAGACATTTTAGGAGCCTATGTACTTGTTTTTGCTACTAGTTTTGTCTATAAATTGGGGCTTAGAGATAAAGTTGAAAATCTTTATGAAACTGTCGAAAAAAAGTTATTTTACAAACTGATCAATATCAAAGATAAATGTTAA
- a CDS encoding DedA family protein: MDILVYITNFILHLDKSLVGIMQCYGVWTYLLLFLIVFCETGLVITPFLPGDSLIFASGALAAMNSLNSVTFFTVFFMAAIIGDTVNYHIGKNIGKIILAKENIRFIRKDHVDKANEFYKKHGSMTIAIGRFIPIIRTFVPFLAGIGEMNYLKFVGYNILGGLLWVTLFLSGGYFFGNLPLIKDNFSFVLIAIIAISIIPGIIALIRERKNMKNHHELNKT; encoded by the coding sequence ATGGATATACTTGTTTATATCACTAATTTTATACTGCATCTTGATAAATCGCTGGTGGGAATAATGCAATGTTATGGAGTATGGACCTATCTCTTATTATTTTTGATTGTATTTTGTGAAACCGGGTTGGTAATAACCCCATTTTTACCCGGAGACTCATTAATCTTTGCATCCGGAGCATTGGCGGCCATGAATTCATTGAATAGTGTTACTTTTTTTACGGTGTTTTTCATGGCTGCGATCATCGGTGATACGGTAAACTACCATATTGGCAAAAATATCGGAAAGATAATTTTAGCAAAAGAAAATATCCGATTTATTAGAAAAGATCATGTTGATAAGGCTAATGAATTTTATAAGAAGCATGGTTCGATGACCATTGCAATTGGGAGATTTATTCCAATTATCAGGACCTTTGTTCCGTTTTTAGCTGGTATTGGTGAAATGAATTATCTTAAGTTTGTCGGATATAATATTTTAGGCGGCCTTTTATGGGTAACTCTATTTTTATCGGGAGGATATTTCTTTGGAAATTTACCACTTATTAAAGATAATTTTTCCTTTGTTTTAATAGCGATTATTGCAATATCAATCATTCCAGGGATTATTGCTCTGATAAGAGAACGAAAAAATATGAAAAACCATCATGAATTAAATAAGACTTAA
- a CDS encoding MFS transporter has product MADQATNNEKTIKRDKLTRDLYVLPNFGGATFKGYFDGYLAMLLTDIYMIPLILSGILEMVKTLVEFAFAPIFGAFLDRVTLRKGKYWQWIIIGSIGAAATYMILFALPALTSAPEKLGFFVFVLSIILAVFLSIVNVTVVSLYPRLAPDPKTRTQLAVAQKIGRDGGKTLWGYVAPALLILLTAKVGSEAGGWATTGLILGTFGVVCYLAFATVLRGTSMEQDAIAAKTAATTQRKPKIPLKTVIKGLLTNRALLVMFLFMTVYKTFYFFQVMSATYFFKYVAKDFGSLGLFMLAFNLSAVVGVICGLFWLKIFKDSKKAFVSGGMVQIIILLIATLTFSNLTTGMFIAVISCASFFGGILEAYIMPMFAAAADYGAWKTGERTDGLSMSMFSVSVRVGLTLSTFIRTALLASAGYNAATYVNGVEPSQDVISTLINLQTVLPLVLAIVSIGLVAVLYPLNDKKLARIKEEIEAGRVGENADMSILN; this is encoded by the coding sequence ATGGCAGATCAAGCAACCAATAATGAAAAAACAATTAAAAGGGATAAATTAACGCGCGATCTTTATGTCCTCCCCAATTTCGGGGGTGCAACCTTCAAGGGATATTTTGATGGATATCTAGCGATGCTCTTAACTGATATCTATATGATCCCGTTAATTTTATCTGGGATATTAGAGATGGTAAAAACGTTAGTAGAATTTGCGTTTGCCCCAATATTTGGCGCTTTTCTCGATCGTGTCACGTTGAGAAAAGGAAAATATTGGCAATGGATCATCATTGGATCAATCGGCGCTGCGGCAACATACATGATATTGTTCGCTTTGCCGGCACTTACATCAGCCCCTGAAAAATTAGGTTTCTTTGTCTTTGTATTAAGTATCATCCTTGCTGTTTTTCTATCGATTGTAAATGTAACCGTTGTCTCTCTTTATCCCCGACTGGCACCTGATCCAAAAACAAGAACTCAGTTAGCAGTTGCCCAAAAAATTGGTCGCGATGGTGGGAAAACCTTATGGGGATATGTTGCCCCCGCTCTTTTGATCCTTTTAACCGCCAAAGTTGGTTCGGAAGCCGGTGGCTGGGCAACAACCGGGTTAATCCTTGGAACATTTGGAGTCGTCTGTTATCTTGCTTTTGCTACAGTTTTACGAGGAACTTCCATGGAACAGGATGCAATTGCTGCCAAAACAGCCGCGACTACACAACGCAAACCCAAAATACCCTTAAAAACTGTTATCAAAGGATTGCTGACAAATCGGGCCCTTTTAGTCATGTTTTTATTTATGACAGTCTATAAAACGTTCTACTTTTTCCAAGTTATGAGCGCAACATACTTTTTTAAATATGTTGCCAAAGACTTCGGATCTTTGGGACTATTTATGCTGGCGTTTAACCTCAGCGCCGTTGTCGGTGTAATTTGCGGATTGTTTTGGCTGAAAATATTCAAGGATTCTAAAAAAGCGTTTGTATCAGGGGGGATGGTTCAAATAATCATATTACTTATCGCCACCCTGACGTTTAGCAATTTAACAACCGGAATGTTCATCGCCGTTATTTCATGTGCAAGCTTTTTCGGAGGTATTCTTGAAGCCTATATTATGCCAATGTTTGCGGCGGCGGCTGATTATGGGGCTTGGAAAACGGGCGAAAGAACCGACGGTTTAAGCATGTCCATGTTTTCGGTATCCGTTCGTGTCGGATTGACATTGTCTACCTTTATCAGAACAGCGTTATTAGCATCAGCAGGGTATAATGCGGCAACGTATGTAAATGGAGTGGAACCTTCACAGGATGTTATTAGTACTCTTATTAATTTACAAACCGTCTTACCACTTGTTTTAGCCATTGTTTCAATTGGACTCGTTGCCGTACTTTATCCCTTAAACGATAAAAAACTGGCACGAATTAAAGAAGAAATTGAAGCCGGCCGAGTTGGCGAAAACGCCGATATGAGTATTCTGAATTAA
- a CDS encoding uroporphyrinogen decarboxylase family protein yields the protein MNKQEISNASQEKNQNFIDVYEGNLPKRIPISIEIDGAASIEYAGMNLITAQYSADQIIEAMEFTNELFDTDLVVGFSSRLPSFYKMLGARNYVMGGDGFMQHPDVHGIEPDEYDELISDPIKVCWEKVLPKFYDELAKPAPENMIALMKMQMSKDLIMGKVGPAMRRIAGKHGKVTEKFKVKRTRAPFDLLADTFRSFTGISSDIRRYPTKVLDACEALLPLALKMGMPTTEPAKKTRVGISLHMAPYMREKDFEKFWWPTFKQMVESIVASGYGVSMFCEEDWMRFIDYLYELPAGCEMQFEHGDPQFIKNKIGDKHIIQGLFPLSLLRYGTTQEVEAKAKEYMDILAPGGNYIFGVDKSILRASDLQIENLQALIKCIKEYGTY from the coding sequence TTGAATAAGCAAGAAATAAGTAACGCATCACAAGAAAAAAACCAGAATTTTATTGATGTATATGAAGGAAATCTACCTAAAAGAATTCCCATCTCGATTGAAATTGACGGTGCTGCCAGTATCGAGTACGCCGGAATGAATTTAATAACGGCTCAATACAGTGCCGATCAAATAATTGAAGCAATGGAGTTTACAAACGAATTGTTTGATACTGACCTTGTCGTCGGTTTTTCATCCCGCTTACCCTCGTTTTATAAAATGCTTGGCGCCAGGAATTACGTGATGGGCGGCGATGGATTTATGCAACACCCTGATGTTCATGGTATTGAACCCGATGAGTATGATGAGTTAATCAGTGATCCCATTAAAGTATGTTGGGAAAAAGTATTGCCAAAATTTTATGACGAATTAGCAAAACCAGCCCCTGAAAATATGATCGCACTCATGAAAATGCAAATGTCAAAGGATCTTATCATGGGAAAAGTGGGGCCTGCCATGAGACGTATTGCCGGAAAACATGGTAAAGTTACCGAAAAATTTAAGGTTAAACGAACCCGAGCACCGTTTGATTTACTTGCCGATACCTTTAGATCTTTTACCGGAATAAGTTCGGATATCAGAAGATATCCAACCAAGGTTTTGGATGCCTGCGAAGCATTATTACCGCTGGCTTTAAAGATGGGCATGCCAACAACGGAACCGGCCAAAAAAACCCGGGTTGGAATCTCACTACATATGGCGCCTTATATGAGAGAAAAAGATTTTGAAAAGTTCTGGTGGCCCACTTTTAAACAAATGGTTGAAAGCATTGTCGCTTCAGGATATGGTGTATCGATGTTTTGCGAAGAAGACTGGATGCGGTTTATCGATTATTTGTACGAACTCCCCGCCGGTTGCGAAATGCAATTTGAACATGGTGATCCGCAATTTATAAAAAATAAAATCGGTGACAAGCATATCATTCAAGGTCTCTTTCCCTTATCATTATTGAGATATGGTACGACTCAGGAAGTTGAAGCGAAAGCCAAAGAATATATGGATATCTTGGCACCGGGCGGAAATTATATTTTTGGTGTCGATAAATCAATTCTAAGAGCCAGCGATTTACAAATCGAAAATCTGCAAGCCTTAATAAAATGTATTAAAGAATATGGTACTTACTAA
- a CDS encoding TetR/AcrR family transcriptional regulator: MYINGIETKQNIFLTAKKLFYELGYQKTTIRLISEHANVPVGLINYHFIKKENIVNQIYTEYIDNILSFIDAEIGDKLDSFLLRQITSLRIYYNNILIDKHNAHFVIANSSFEMLYDRVAAVYQRILDENTISLHQETLKSYIVAEFGARHELMLRYYSKELNLPIQELVDTISCIAPRLFKVDQKIVEKALDESLILYNRIDASEIKFLI; the protein is encoded by the coding sequence ATGTATATTAACGGAATAGAAACAAAACAAAATATTTTTCTGACAGCTAAAAAATTGTTTTATGAGTTAGGGTATCAAAAAACGACGATTCGGTTAATTTCTGAGCATGCAAATGTGCCCGTTGGTTTAATAAACTATCATTTTATAAAAAAAGAAAATATTGTTAATCAGATCTATACAGAATATATTGACAACATTTTAAGTTTTATCGATGCTGAAATAGGTGATAAGCTTGATAGTTTTTTACTCCGTCAAATTACGAGTTTGAGAATATATTACAATAATATTTTGATTGATAAACATAATGCTCATTTTGTCATTGCCAATTCCAGCTTTGAAATGTTATATGACCGGGTAGCTGCAGTCTATCAAAGAATTCTGGATGAAAATACAATTAGCTTGCATCAAGAAACACTTAAATCATATATCGTTGCTGAATTTGGAGCTCGACATGAATTAATGCTTCGTTATTACTCAAAGGAATTAAATCTTCCCATTCAAGAACTTGTGGATACCATCTCATGTATTGCCCCGAGGCTATTTAAAGTCGATCAAAAGATAGTCGAAAAGGCCTTGGATGAGTCTTTGATTTTGTATAATCGTATTGATGCTTCCGAGATAAAATTTTTGATTTAA
- a CDS encoding YciI family protein, with translation MKYYVLEGTFVKNLPDKSELQKAIDEHLEYLKKGFNDGSILVSGPKIETGGGIIVVKCEDINKFCSDDPLVKAGIQEYRISEFKLHDCQSYLKDWFEQ, from the coding sequence ATGAAATATTATGTATTAGAAGGCACCTTTGTAAAAAACCTCCCTGATAAAAGCGAGTTGCAAAAAGCGATTGATGAACATCTTGAGTATTTAAAAAAAGGATTTAATGATGGCTCAATCCTCGTATCGGGCCCCAAAATCGAAACAGGTGGTGGCATTATTGTTGTGAAATGTGAGGATATCAACAAATTTTGCAGTGATGATCCACTGGTAAAAGCAGGCATTCAGGAATATCGAATTTCAGAATTTAAACTACATGATTGTCAGAGCTATCTTAAAGATTGGTTTGAGCAGTAA